The proteins below are encoded in one region of Chelonia mydas isolate rCheMyd1 chromosome 11, rCheMyd1.pri.v2, whole genome shotgun sequence:
- the LOC122462239 gene encoding zinc finger and SCAN domain-containing protein 29-like translates to MLERGHDRDTLQCRVKVKELWNAYGKAREASSRSGAAPATCRFYKELDMILVGDPTSMPRTTMDTSEASATRQEEEEEQQQSGSEGAPAEEDTRECLDACSQELFSSQEEGSQSRWPVLGEGQTPEEVPDATLRSQPSVLSTAKRQSGRQKNQEEAT, encoded by the exons atgctggaaaggggccatgaccgggacacactgcagtgcagggttaaagtgaaggagctgtggaatgcctatgGCAAAGCCCGAGAGGCAAGCAgccgctctggtgctgcccccgcgacctgccgtttttacaaagagctggacatgatacttgtgggcgaccccacctccatgccgaggaccaccatggacacctcagaggccagtgcaacaaggcaggaggaggaggaggagcagcagcaaagcgggagcgagggtgctccGGCAGAGGAAGACACCCGAGAAtgcctagatgcatgcagccaggagctgttctcaagccaggaggaaggtagccagtcacggtggccggtgcttggggaaggacaaacaccagaggaggttcccg atgcaaccttgagatctcaacCGTCCGTTTTATCAACGGCCAAGAGGCAATCAGGAAGGcaaaagaatcaggaagaggccacgtag